The segment gcccgagaggcagggagtgcccgggtgtcactccgcagaatggaagcgacggctttaggcacctggagggcacctgcagcttctcgaatgcctccttggagaggaggttgaggcctgcgcccccgtcgatcagcactctgccgaccttgacgttgcagacggtgggggacactaccaagggtagtcgccccacggctgcagtactcgcggggtgatcggccatactgaacgtgatcggagcgtccgaccacttcagaggtctgacggcctcttcgctcggagttgccgagcacacctcgcgctgcatggtcttgatgccatgctgcgaggaaggcgtgtaagcgcctccgtcgatgaaggcgacggtatgctcgggttcctggaagccgagctcggcgttgtcggggtgGCCTCAgcattgcccccccccccccccgcgggactcgtcgcgctcccgctggcgctgctcgacgagacctttgaccgtacgacactctgtgagatcgtgccatctggtctggtggatcggacaccatttgcctggctcgggccccgcgggagcaggggcccttgctggaacaggagcccgggcgggtgccggggctcttgcgggtgCTGGCGCTGctgccctcgcgggagccggggcccgaggaggggccctggctggggccctcgcgggcgcaggccgtctgtcggcggctgcccggcgttcctgccggcggtcgggctcttggggcggcctatgggcggggccccgggccggttcgacaggagcggcttcacgcttccttctcttcttcttttcccgcctgtcggaacgggaagaacttggttggtcgaCGGCGGGACGCgaagcatgccacgcccgggcctccgccgccttggcgcacttgtcggccagtgcgaagagttccgcagtggtttcgatttcgtgcgtacctagcttttcgagcattcgctcgtcgcggacgccctgccggaaggcgacgatgacagcatggggggctatccgcgggatggtgttgcggacctggctgaaacgctgaatgaagcaccgcagcgtctccccctcctgttgcttgacggcgtggaggtcacactccaagccggggcgcgtgaacgtgccttgaaaattggccacaaactggtggcagaggtcgtcccaggagctaatggatcctgggggtaagtttataagccaagaacgggcagagcccctcaaggcaacatggaaataatttgccatcaccttttcactgccactgaccgcctggacggccgtagtgtagatctggaggaactcaacgggatcgatggacccgtcgtacttctccggcagctcagggcggaacttggagggccatttgacccgtcggagcTCACTAGAGAAAGAACGGCAGCCGGTGCCATACCCcggggcgcgggcggcgctccTTGGCGGTGAAAGCTGGCAAGCCGGGAAATCCGGGCGATCGAgggccggaaaagaggaagcttggtcctcagcctcggcctcctgccgggtctcccgctggcgctcgtgCAATCGCTGCAGAAAACTGCGCTTCCTGATGGAGCTGGATATAAATGCCCACACTGCAAATGCACAGCCTCCAAGTTCAAGTAATGGTTTCTtgctatacatatatatacttgCTATGAATTCTCATACCGTCATTTGCTAGCACGCTTTGTTCCTACATTGACCAGCGGTATATCATGATTCCAGATATAAAATATGTTTAATAGGGACTGATAGCACAGATGAAGCAGAATTTGTGCTTTTTGGTGATATGGGGTGTCAGCTTGTTCGTAAAGATGTCAGGCTATTAATGAGGTCTTCC is part of the Phragmites australis chromosome 12, lpPhrAust1.1, whole genome shotgun sequence genome and harbors:
- the LOC133886843 gene encoding uncharacterized protein LOC133886843 isoform X7, with the protein product MDPSYFSGSSGRNLEGHLTRRSSLEKERQPVPYPGARAALLGGESWQAGKSGRSRAGKEEAWSSASASCRVSRWRSCNRCRKLRFLMELDINAHTANAQPPSSRTDSTDEAEFVLFGDMGCQLVRKDVRLLMRSSRTVDAIPSEIASLVSQKYQFTVNVTSKCFEKPQRSYEVKHIHCAYGRQPTIPTIKRSTDAFRDEAGKAILPIAYSSGPSEPHKVHQLLYDCLRSFLCLTERERYTTTQGLSKPDCVKEQTASFVSTWF
- the LOC133886843 gene encoding uncharacterized protein LOC133886843 isoform X5 — encoded protein: MDPSYFSGSSGRNLEGHLTRRSSLEKERQPVPYPGARAALLGGESWQAGKSGRSRAGKEEAWSSASASCRVSRWRSCNRCRKLRFLMELDINAHTANAQPPSSRTDSTDEAEFVLFGDMGCQLVRKDVRLLMRSSRTVDAIPSEIASLVSQKYQFTVNVTSKCFEKPQRSYEVKHIHCAYGRQPTIPTIKRSTDAFRDEAGKAILPIAYSSGPSEPHKVHQVEISSLPQNVKDTPPPKDSPNLTALKNKQPPLVQTNTMTLLMMTWEMI
- the LOC133886843 gene encoding uncharacterized protein LOC133886843 isoform X6 yields the protein MDPSYFSGSSGRNLEGHLTRRSSLEKERQPVPYPGARAALLGGESWQAGKSGRSRAGKEEAWSSASASCRVSRWRSCNRCRKLRFLMELDINAHTANAQPPSSRTDSTDEAEFVLFGDMGCQLVRKDVRLLMRSSRTVDAIPSEIASLVSQKYQFTVNVTSKCFEKPQRSYEVKHIHCAYGRQPTIPTIKRSTDAFRDEAGKAILPIAYSSGPSEPHKVHQVEISSLPQNVKDTPPPKDSPNLTALKNKQPPFSADHPAAAKEGFRQTQ